CGGTGGAGTCGGCCGTGCGCCTGGGTGTCGCCGACGCGGTCGCCGACGTCGTCTCGACCGGCGCGACACTGCGCGCACAGGGCCTCGAGATCGTTGGCCCCGTCATTCTCGAGTCGACCGCCGTGCTCATCAGCGCCCAGCCCGATCGCCCGGGGATCGCGACGCTGCAGCGTCGACTGCAGGGCGTGCTTGTCGCGCGGCAGTACGTGCTGATGGACTACGACCTGCCCCGCGAGCTGCTCGCGCGGGCGCAGGCGATCACGCCGGGCCTCGAGTCGCCGACGGTCAGCCCGCTGGCCGACAGCGGCTGGGTCGCCGTGCGCGCCATGGTTCCGCGCGCCGACGTCAACCACGTCATGGACGAGCTGTACGACCTTGGCGCCCGCGCAATCCTTGTCGGCTCGATCCACGCCGCCCGCCTCTGATGACCGTCGCCGTTCGGGTCATCCCCTGCCTCGACGTGGCCGGCGGCCGCGTCGTGAAGGGCGTGAACTTCATGGGCCTGCGCGACGCGGGCGACCCGATCGAGCTCGCGCGTCGCTACTTTGAGCAGGGCGCTGACGAGATCACCTTCCTCGACGTGACGGCGACGGTCGACCAGCGCGAGACGACCTACGACGTTGTCCGCGCGACGGCCGAGCAGGTGTTCATTCCCCTTACGGTGGGCGGGGGAGTGCGCTCGACCGAGGACGTCGCACGACTCCTCGGCCACGGCGCCGACAAGATCGGCGTCAACAGTGCGGCGATCGCCCGCCCGGCGCTGATCGACGAGATCGCCGACCGCTTCGGCGCCCAAGTGTGCGTGCTGTCGCTCGACGTCACGCGCGACGACGCGGCCCCGAGCGGCTTCGTCGTGACCACGCACGGTGGGCGCACCCGCACCCAGCTGGACGCGATCGCCTGGGCGGTCGAAGCGATCGAGCGCGGCGCCGGCGAGCTGCTGGTCAACTCGATTGACGCCGATGGAACGAAAGCTGGCTTCGATCTCGAGCTCATTGCCGCCATGCGCGAGGTGGCGTCGGTGCCAGTGATCGCCTCCGGGGGCGCGGGCGCGCTCCAGCACTTTGCGCCGGCGGTGGCCGCGGGCGCTGACGCCGTTCTCGCCGCGAGCGTCTTCCACAACGCGGAATTCACGATCGGCGAGGTCAAGCAGTCGCTCGCCGACGCGGGGGTGCTGATTCGATGACCACTGAGCCCGCCATCCCTTCGCCCCACGAGGCTGCGCGCCTTTCGGACGACGAGGCCGCCGCTGTCGTGGAGCGCGCGCAGTTCGCCTCCGACGGATTGCTGCCCGCGATCATCCAGTCGCACGACGACAACGCCGTTCTGATGCTCGGCTACATGAACGCCGAAGCCGTGCGCCGCACCCTGACGGAGGGACGCGTCACGTTCTGGAGCCGATCGCGCAGCGAATTCTGGCGTAAGGGCGACACGAGCGGCAACATTCAGCTGGTGCGCTCGGCGGCACTCGACTGCGACGGCGACACCCTTCTCGTCCGCGTCCACCAGGTGGGCCCGGCCTGCCACACGGGTGCCCGGCGCTGCTTCGACGTCGACCCCGTCATCACGGAG
The sequence above is a segment of the Microcella alkaliphila genome. Coding sequences within it:
- the hisI gene encoding phosphoribosyl-AMP cyclohydrolase; this translates as MTTEPAIPSPHEAARLSDDEAAAVVERAQFASDGLLPAIIQSHDDNAVLMLGYMNAEAVRRTLTEGRVTFWSRSRSEFWRKGDTSGNIQLVRSAALDCDGDTLLVRVHQVGPACHTGARRCFDVDPVITEGAES
- the hisG gene encoding ATP phosphoribosyltransferase, giving the protein MLRIAVPNKGSLSETAAHMLAEAGYTGRRDPRALTSADARNGVEFFYLRPRDIATYVGSGALDVGITGRDLLLDSGSEAREIQALDFGGSTFRFAAPPNTVRTLDDLGGMRVATSYPGLVGDFLARHGVTADLIRLDGAVESAVRLGVADAVADVVSTGATLRAQGLEIVGPVILESTAVLISAQPDRPGIATLQRRLQGVLVARQYVLMDYDLPRELLARAQAITPGLESPTVSPLADSGWVAVRAMVPRADVNHVMDELYDLGARAILVGSIHAARL
- the hisF gene encoding imidazole glycerol phosphate synthase subunit HisF, giving the protein MTVAVRVIPCLDVAGGRVVKGVNFMGLRDAGDPIELARRYFEQGADEITFLDVTATVDQRETTYDVVRATAEQVFIPLTVGGGVRSTEDVARLLGHGADKIGVNSAAIARPALIDEIADRFGAQVCVLSLDVTRDDAAPSGFVVTTHGGRTRTQLDAIAWAVEAIERGAGELLVNSIDADGTKAGFDLELIAAMREVASVPVIASGGAGALQHFAPAVAAGADAVLAASVFHNAEFTIGEVKQSLADAGVLIR